From the genome of Pseudomonas sihuiensis:
GAAGCCTGCCTCGCCGTCCTTGCAGGTTTCGATCAGTTTGTTGAGGGTGCGTACCAGGTCTTTACGATCGTCGGTGAGATCCATGTGTTGTCTCCGGGCCGGCTAAACGGCCATTGCTGGGTGGTATGTCCCGTCTTGGGGCCTACATGGATTCCGACGTGCAGGCTGCGCTGATCGTTCAGGGAATATTCCAAGCAGCAAGCTGAGCCGGCTTCAGGTATGCACGCACCAGTTGACTGCCTCGGCCGGCATGCCGAGGCAGTCTTCACGGTGAATCACACCGGTTGCCAGTGCCTCGGAGACGTTGAGAATGCGCGGTGCGGACATCAGGCATTCGAGTACGTTGAGGGGCGCTTCGGCGCCAGCGGTGCACTCGGCGACGATGCTGGCGTAAAGCTGCAGATCGTAGTCCAGGCTCATGGCGTATTCGGACATGCGCGCGTGGTCCACGGCGCCGTTGACCGTCCAGTGAAAGGGATGAAACAGGAACTTGCTATGCGGGCAGGCCGTGCGTGTTTCGCCGGCAAGAAAGATGATGTTGCCCATGGATTCGACGGTGCCGAGGTTGTGCGTCTTCACGGGCACCGGGAGCGAGATGAGGAAGTTGTAGAGGGAGAAGCCGTAGCTGCACTCCCCACCCATGGTGGCGATCTTCAGCACCAGCTCATCGGCGCCCTGATGGATGGCCTGGCTGCATTTGTCGATCAACTGACCGCAGGTGTAGGAGTTGATCGGTGCGGTGAAATGCACGACGTGGGTTCTCATGACGGTCTCCTCTGCAATGAAATGCCTTTGCGCGGCCTTCTTTTGCAGTGAGTGAAAACGCACGGGAGGGTTTCAATTTTCTGCGCCTCGATGGCCGTGCGGATCATCACAAGCCCGGCAAAAAGCTTGAACGCAAACCAGCCAGTGGAACTCTGTTTATTTCAGGGGAGCTTTGTCAGGGGCCGTTTCGTGACCTGGCAGGCGCAATTGCGCCAAATCGAACGAGCATCTTGCTTCCCCAGGGCCGCCGCACCGTCTCCTCCTTCTCCTTGCGGCGGTTCCTTCTTTTCTGACTGGAGACGATCCTGGCCCGCTCTGGAGAGTGGCCGAACTCAGACACCATCAGGCAGTCACAACGTCGTGGCCTGCCCCACCAGGGCCACGTGCTCGCAACGAACGGACGCATGGGAGAGCATCGATGCCACTGCTCAAACTGCTGCATTTCATGGCGCTGATCTGCTGGTGTGGCGTGCTGCTGTACCTGCCCGCGATGATCGCTGCCGGCACGCGCGCCAGCGACGAGATGTTCTATCGCGACCATGCCCACCTCACCCGCACCGTCTTCAACATGATCGCCACGCCAGCCGCTCTGCTGGCCATTGGTTCGGGCACCGCGCTGTTTTTACGTGAGTCGATTTTCGACCCATGGTTGATCGTCAAGCTCACCACGGTCGCGGGGATGGTGCTCTGTCACGCCCTGTGCGGCGTGCTGATCCTGCGTATCGAACGTGCCGCCGAACCTGCGCTGCGCCGCGACTGCCTGTTGATCGCTTTGCTGCTGAGCGCCCTGATCGGCGCCACGCTCTGGCTGGTGCTGGCCAAACCCTTCTGATCATGGAGTATTCGAGAATATGCCCGGCCTGCCCCGCTCTCTCTACCGTCCAGTAGCTGGCAAGCCGGAGCCGATTGGTTCAGCGTGTATCGACACCCACGCCGTGCTCGTACACCAGGCGCCCGCCCAGATAAGCAGCCAGGCCAATCAGCGCTGCGGTCAGCAGCGACAGGTACAGGCCCCAGCGCTCCATGCCCTGCTCCGGCCCCGCGTAGCGCAGCAGCCAGTTCAGCGATGCCAACGACAGCATCATCACCGCGATGATGGCGTGGCACCAGGCGGTGATCTTGCGCCGGATGCTGCCAACCGTAAGCAGATCGACCAGCCCCGCCATGCTCGCCACCCAGCCACCGAAGGCGCCGACGCCCGCCAGCCAGAGACTGGCACGTGCCCAGAACGGATCGGCCAGCAGCAGATAGGCGATATCGGTCGCCACCAGGCCCAGCAGCGCGGCTACCGGAAAGTGGATCATCATCGGGTGCAGCGGATGCCCGGCGATGGCGGCGCGACTGACGATAACTTCCTTTATTTCGGCCATCCCGGCCTCCCTGTACAGGTGAATGATGAGGTGAAACGGGCGCGTCATTGGCTGACGCCCTGTTTCAAGTTGACCACGCTGACGCTGGCAGTTCCGTTTCTCGTTGCCTGCGAGGGGCCGCAATCTGCGCTCGATCCGGCCGGACCGATGGCGCGCGAGGTGGCAATGCTGTGGTGGGCAATGTGCGCCTTCGCCACCCTGGTGCTGATCGTGGTGATGGCCCTGTGGGTGCACGCCATGCGCCGCAACAGCCCACAGATGGACGCCGCACGGGCACGCCAGCTGACGCTGCGCTGGCTGGTCGGTGGCGGGCTGTTGTTGCCGACCTTGAGCGTGCTGCTCCTGTTGCTGTTCGGCATACCCATCGGCCATCGCATGCTGCCCTTGCCGCTGGCGGGCGAGCAGCCCATGCGTATCGAGGTGGTCGGCCATCAATGGTGGTGGGAGGTGCGCTACCCGGACAGCGGCGTGGTTACCGCCAATCAGCTGCACCTGCCGGTCGGCAGGCCGGTGGACCTCGACGTCACCAGCGCCGATGTCATTCATTCCTTCTGGGTGCCGCGCCTGGGTGGCAAGATCGACATGATCCCCGGCCGGGACAATCGTATCCGCCTGCAGGCTGATCAGGCCGGCACCTTTCGTGGCCAGTGCTCGGAGTTCTGCGGCACACAGCACACGCACATGATTCTCGATGTGCAGGCTCACGACGAAGAAGACTTCGCCAACTGGCTGCAGGCGCGCCGCGAACAACAGGTCAGCGCCCTGCCCGGCCCGGCTGGTGAGGTGTTCGCCGCGCGTTGCGGTCAGTGTCATCGCGTGGCGGGCGTGAGCGAAGGCAATCGCGCGCCGGATCTCAGCGATGTCGGTGCGCGATCGATGCTCGGCGCCGGTGTGCTGAGCAATGAACCAGGCGCACTGTTGCGCTGGCTGCACGAGCACCAGCGGCTCAAACCCGGCAACGCCATGCCACTGCATGACGATCTCGACCCCGACCACCTCAGCACCATCGCCGACTGGCTGGAGACTCTGCGCCCGTGACTACGCCAAGCAACGAACAGGTTGCCGCCCAGGAACAACTGCACGATCAGTTCAATGACGTATGGGGCAACCCGCGCGGCTGGAAGTCGCTGACCATCGTCAATCACACCACCGTCGGTATTCGTTTCATGCTCACCGGGCTCGGGTTCTTCCTGTTCGGTGGTTTGCTGGCGATGCTGGTGCGCACGCAGTTGGCCATACCGGGCTACGACTTTCTCGAGCCGGACGTCTACAACCAGGTCTTCACCATGCATGGCACGGTGATGATGTTCCTGTTCGCCGTGCCGATGATGGAAGGCCTGGCGGTCTACCTGATTCCGAAGATGCTTGGCGCGCGTGACCTGGTGTTCCCGCGGCTGTCGGCACTGGGTTACTGGTGCTACCTGTTCGGCGGGCTGATTCTCTGTGCCAGTCTGCTGCTGGGCATCGCGCCTAAGGCCGGCTGGTTCATGTACACGCCGCTGTCCAGCGCAGTGCATACGCCCGGGCCGAACTCGGATTTCTGGCTGATCGGCATCACCTTCGTGGAAATCTCGGCGGTGTCGGCCGGTGTCGAGCTGGTGGTGTCGATCCTGCGCACCCGCGCCGAAGGCATGTCGCTGAACAAGATGCCGATCTATGCCTGGTACATCCTGGTGATGGCCATGATGATCGTGGTCGGTTTCCCGCCGCTGATCCTCGGCAGCATCCTGCTGGAGCTGGAGCGCGCGGTTGGCCTGCCGTTCTTCGAAGTGGCGCGTGGCGGTGACCCGATTCTATGGCAGCACCTGTTCTGGCTGTTCGGCCATCCCGAGGTGTACATCATCTTCCTGCCGGCGGCCGGCATCGTCTCGACCCTGCTGCCGGTGTTCTGCCAACGGCCGCTGGTGGGCTACCGCTGGGTGGTGCTGGCGATCCTCACCACCGGCTTCATCAGCTTCGGCCTGTGGGTGCACCACATGTTCACCGTGGGCATCCCGCAACTGGCGCAGGCGTTCTTCTCCGCGGCGAGCATGCTGGTGGCGATCCCGACCGGCATCCAGGTGTTCGCCTGGATCGCCACACTGTGGGTCGGGAGGCCGCTGTATCACGTGCCGATGCTGTGGTTGGTGGGGTTTCTGGTGATCTTCGTCTGCGGCGGACTGACCGGCGTGATGTTGGCACTGGTGCCCTTCGACTGGCAGGTGCACGACACCCACTTCGTGGTGGCGCACATGCACTACGTGCTGGTGGGCGGCATGTTCTTCCCGCTGCTGGCCGGCATCTACTACTGGCTGCCGCACTTTTCCGGACGCATGCCATCGGTACGCCTTGGCAAGTTGGGCTTCTGGCTGGTGTTCATCGGCTTCAACCTGACCTTCCTGATCATGCACTGGACCGGCCTGATGGGCATGCCGCGGCGCATCTACACCTACCAATCCGGCCTGGGCTGGGACCTGCCCAACCTGATTTCGTCTATCGGCAGCTTCATCATGGCCATTGGCATCGCCACGGTGCTGCTGGATATCGTCCTGCACTTTCGTTTCGGCCAGAAGGCCACGAAGAATCCCTGGAACGCGGACACCCTGGAGTGGAGTACGCATCTGCCGCCCAGCCCCTACAACTTCGTCAGCCTGCCACCGGTGCGTACCCGTCACCCG
Proteins encoded in this window:
- a CDS encoding ATP-dependent Clp protease proteolytic subunit, whose translation is MRTHVVHFTAPINSYTCGQLIDKCSQAIHQGADELVLKIATMGGECSYGFSLYNFLISLPVPVKTHNLGTVESMGNIIFLAGETRTACPHSKFLFHPFHWTVNGAVDHARMSEYAMSLDYDLQLYASIVAECTAGAEAPLNVLECLMSAPRILNVSEALATGVIHREDCLGMPAEAVNWCVHT
- a CDS encoding CopD family protein, with the translated sequence MPLLKLLHFMALICWCGVLLYLPAMIAAGTRASDEMFYRDHAHLTRTVFNMIATPAALLAIGSGTALFLRESIFDPWLIVKLTTVAGMVLCHALCGVLILRIERAAEPALRRDCLLIALLLSALIGATLWLVLAKPF
- a CDS encoding DUF2231 domain-containing protein: MAEIKEVIVSRAAIAGHPLHPMMIHFPVAALLGLVATDIAYLLLADPFWARASLWLAGVGAFGGWVASMAGLVDLLTVGSIRRKITAWCHAIIAVMMLSLASLNWLLRYAGPEQGMERWGLYLSLLTAALIGLAAYLGGRLVYEHGVGVDTR
- the coxB gene encoding cytochrome c oxidase subunit II, with the protein product MAREVAMLWWAMCAFATLVLIVVMALWVHAMRRNSPQMDAARARQLTLRWLVGGGLLLPTLSVLLLLLFGIPIGHRMLPLPLAGEQPMRIEVVGHQWWWEVRYPDSGVVTANQLHLPVGRPVDLDVTSADVIHSFWVPRLGGKIDMIPGRDNRIRLQADQAGTFRGQCSEFCGTQHTHMILDVQAHDEEDFANWLQARREQQVSALPGPAGEVFAARCGQCHRVAGVSEGNRAPDLSDVGARSMLGAGVLSNEPGALLRWLHEHQRLKPGNAMPLHDDLDPDHLSTIADWLETLRP
- the ctaD gene encoding cytochrome c oxidase subunit I — protein: MTTPSNEQVAAQEQLHDQFNDVWGNPRGWKSLTIVNHTTVGIRFMLTGLGFFLFGGLLAMLVRTQLAIPGYDFLEPDVYNQVFTMHGTVMMFLFAVPMMEGLAVYLIPKMLGARDLVFPRLSALGYWCYLFGGLILCASLLLGIAPKAGWFMYTPLSSAVHTPGPNSDFWLIGITFVEISAVSAGVELVVSILRTRAEGMSLNKMPIYAWYILVMAMMIVVGFPPLILGSILLELERAVGLPFFEVARGGDPILWQHLFWLFGHPEVYIIFLPAAGIVSTLLPVFCQRPLVGYRWVVLAILTTGFISFGLWVHHMFTVGIPQLAQAFFSAASMLVAIPTGIQVFAWIATLWVGRPLYHVPMLWLVGFLVIFVCGGLTGVMLALVPFDWQVHDTHFVVAHMHYVLVGGMFFPLLAGIYYWLPHFSGRMPSVRLGKLGFWLVFIGFNLTFLIMHWTGLMGMPRRIYTYQSGLGWDLPNLISSIGSFIMAIGIATVLLDIVLHFRFGQKATKNPWNADTLEWSTHLPPSPYNFVSLPPVRTRHPMWELPDLEERIDRGEFALTVIDHGRRETWGIEPLTGKVREIIHLPGNSWWPFIASLFIAFTCLGLLSKFYWVALVASIVAVLVLLRWSWENGAHPLAAPDARVQPGEPPLHSRTCDGPGLWGMGVTLLANGALYLALLFGWFYLWTVSPNWLVPDDAVIDQRLLLASAVLLSIAVLWQRPVLRRLRQGQGEPAALITCFVGAALLGALHTGLLLWALLAGELAPRATAHDAVIVVMLVYSLAHGALATILSALQALRVHHGYVCKRTPYEPLVVEQFWQYSLAVMWITYCSVVLFPPTFGGV